In the Leptolyngbya sp. SIO1E4 genome, one interval contains:
- a CDS encoding GntR family transcriptional regulator, with product MLKFHIQADSEIPASTQLYDQLWFAIASRQFPPGYRLPSTRQLAMQTGLHRNTISKVYRQLEEAGVVEAQPGSGIYVRAQSSVESARPHLGLWDQFPKARKFVEDGLDELLRQGCSLNQARELFLAEIDWRLRCSARVLVTVPKQDLGAGELMVRELEAALHIPVQLVPLEDLEDVLAQARSGTVVTSRYFLAEAEAIAGPKSVRVIPIDIYDYSRELELLKQLPNDMCLGMVSLSSGILRAAEVIAYSLRGDQILVMTAQTEDAYKLNAVIHSAQTIFVFDQASFPAVKQAITTARDDLIRSPQIIVCDNYIGEKSINLLKRELGLEG from the coding sequence GTGCTTAAGTTTCATATTCAAGCCGATAGCGAAATTCCTGCTTCAACGCAGCTGTATGACCAACTCTGGTTTGCAATCGCATCGCGCCAATTTCCACCAGGATACCGGTTGCCTAGTACACGCCAACTAGCTATGCAGACGGGCCTACACCGCAACACCATCAGCAAAGTGTACCGCCAACTTGAAGAGGCGGGGGTCGTAGAAGCACAACCGGGGTCTGGTATCTATGTGAGGGCTCAATCCTCTGTCGAAAGTGCGCGACCTCATCTCGGACTGTGGGATCAATTCCCCAAAGCCCGCAAATTTGTAGAGGATGGGCTAGATGAACTGCTTCGCCAGGGCTGCTCTCTAAATCAGGCTCGAGAACTCTTTTTGGCAGAAATTGATTGGCGATTGCGATGTAGCGCCCGTGTCCTTGTCACTGTTCCCAAGCAAGATTTGGGAGCAGGTGAATTGATGGTTCGCGAATTAGAAGCCGCACTCCACATTCCAGTGCAGCTTGTGCCATTAGAAGATTTGGAAGATGTGCTGGCCCAAGCTCGATCAGGCACGGTTGTGACAAGTCGATATTTTTTAGCGGAAGCGGAAGCGATCGCAGGCCCAAAATCTGTTCGGGTTATTCCGATTGATATCTACGATTACAGCCGTGAGTTAGAACTCCTCAAACAACTCCCCAATGATATGTGTTTGGGGATGGTGAGTTTAAGTTCTGGCATTTTGAGAGCTGCTGAAGTTATTGCTTACAGCTTGCGAGGTGACCAAATCCTTGTGATGACAGCACAAACTGAGGATGCCTACAAGCTCAATGCAGTTATCCACAGCGCCCAAACCATTTTTGTATTTGACCAAGCCAGCTTCCCAGCTGTTAAGCAGGCCATAACCACTGCTCGCGATGATTTGATTCGTTCCCCACAAATTATTGTGTGTGATAACTATATTGGGGAGAAGTCTATCAATCTACTCAAACGTGAGTTGGGGCTGGAAGGATAA
- a CDS encoding RNA polymerase sigma factor SigF produces MPFQIHTELKGETAELLQRYHHSKESHVRNRLVQLNIGLVRREAHRWVRQSTESFDDLMQVGSLGLIRAIERFDLSKGYAFSSFAIPYIRGEIQHYLRDRSATMRIPRKWQSLSHQARKATHTLRAQLHRQPTDHEISDFLKISLEEWQEVKLATRNRSPLSLDAPVLDEEACSASLSDVLPDPKYRSFQLAEEDRIRLQQALQQLEERTRKILEFVFLQDLTQKETAERLGISSVTVSRRIKQGLNRLRLLMSAAEEG; encoded by the coding sequence ATGCCCTTCCAGATTCACACAGAGCTCAAAGGCGAAACTGCTGAGTTACTCCAGCGTTATCATCACTCTAAGGAATCTCACGTCCGAAATCGTTTGGTGCAGCTAAATATCGGACTTGTCCGTCGAGAAGCGCACCGCTGGGTCAGACAATCGACTGAATCCTTCGATGATTTGATGCAGGTAGGGAGCTTAGGGCTGATTCGGGCAATAGAGCGGTTTGATCTCTCTAAAGGGTATGCTTTTAGCTCTTTTGCAATTCCCTACATTCGAGGAGAGATTCAGCATTACCTTCGCGATCGTAGCGCCACGATGCGAATTCCTCGGAAATGGCAAAGCCTTTCTCATCAGGCACGCAAAGCTACCCACACGCTTCGTGCACAGCTGCATCGGCAACCCACCGATCATGAAATTTCTGATTTCCTCAAAATATCCTTAGAAGAGTGGCAAGAAGTTAAACTCGCTACTCGCAATCGCTCTCCTTTGAGCCTGGACGCTCCTGTTTTAGATGAAGAAGCCTGTTCAGCTTCTCTATCTGATGTGTTGCCTGATCCAAAATATCGAAGCTTTCAGCTGGCAGAGGAGGATCGTATCCGATTGCAACAGGCACTGCAGCAGCTTGAAGAGCGCACCCGCAAGATTTTAGAGTTCGTCTTTCTTCAAGACTTAACTCAAAAGGAAACTGCTGAGCGTTTAGGTATCAGCTCGGTCACAGTATCCCGGCGGATTAAACAAGGGCTGAATCGGTTGCGTCTTTTAATGAGCGCTGCTGAAGAAGGTTAG
- a CDS encoding dienelactone hydrolase family protein, with protein MSLSIETTTVEIQSNTLTIPAYLAHPNNPAQSPIVVVIQEVFGVNAHIRDVTNRIAQEGYIAIAPHIYHRQVQGFEVGYGEADLASGREYKVGTKAHELLSDIQGAIAYGRLHFDNVPLEVGCIGFCFGGHVAYLAATLPDIKATASFYGAGIVSSTPGGGDPTVTRTSEIKGTVYGFFGMEDPLISLAEVDEIEVALQQASVKHRIFRYPKVGHGFFCDRRESYDVASAKTAWEHVKSLFSNELRRSQ; from the coding sequence ATGTCTTTATCAATTGAGACGACTACGGTTGAGATTCAGAGTAATACGCTGACCATTCCAGCTTATCTAGCTCACCCCAACAACCCAGCTCAAAGTCCCATTGTGGTTGTTATTCAAGAGGTGTTTGGGGTAAACGCCCACATCCGGGATGTGACCAATCGCATCGCCCAGGAAGGCTATATCGCGATCGCCCCTCATATTTATCATCGCCAGGTGCAAGGGTTTGAAGTTGGATATGGCGAGGCTGATTTGGCATCAGGACGGGAATATAAAGTAGGAACTAAGGCGCATGAACTTCTGAGTGATATTCAAGGTGCGATCGCATACGGGCGATTGCATTTTGACAACGTACCCTTAGAAGTAGGGTGCATTGGCTTTTGCTTTGGAGGGCATGTTGCCTATTTGGCGGCGACCCTTCCAGATATCAAAGCAACAGCCTCTTTCTATGGAGCGGGAATCGTCTCTTCCACGCCAGGCGGAGGGGATCCAACCGTTACTCGAACTTCAGAGATTAAAGGAACGGTCTATGGCTTTTTTGGGATGGAGGATCCTCTAATTTCCCTTGCAGAGGTCGATGAGATTGAAGTGGCATTGCAGCAGGCTTCCGTAAAACATCGTATTTTCCGATATCCTAAAGTCGGTCACGGGTTCTTCTGCGATCGTAGAGAAAGCTATGATGTTGCTTCTGCAAAGACTGCTTGGGAACATGTGAAGTCTTTGTTTAGTAATGAGCTTAGGCGTTCTCAGTAG
- a CDS encoding BMC domain-containing protein, protein MAQAMGVIETCGVPAALVAADIMGKSASVQVVGIENTDLARISVMIRGSTGAVKTALMAAVSGLAQHPGAKVLGYHLLPCPTGDTDTIMTLRQIHRLSDDELDWLDD, encoded by the coding sequence ATGGCTCAAGCAATGGGTGTGATTGAAACCTGCGGTGTCCCAGCCGCTTTAGTTGCGGCAGACATCATGGGAAAATCAGCCTCTGTCCAGGTAGTAGGGATTGAGAATACTGATCTGGCCAGGATCAGCGTCATGATCCGAGGCAGCACTGGGGCGGTAAAGACAGCACTCATGGCTGCTGTCTCTGGGCTAGCGCAGCACCCTGGCGCTAAAGTCCTGGGCTATCACTTACTTCCCTGCCCAACAGGAGACACAGACACGATCATGACCCTTCGACAAATCCACCGCCTTTCAGATGATGAACTAGATTGGCTAGATGACTAA
- a CDS encoding NAD(P)H-quinone oxidoreductase subunit 4, which yields MISEQFPWLTTIVIFPFLASLLIPLLPGNDNKAVRTYALATGLAEFALILYTFGRHFSFQESGLQLVESYTWVSQIGLNWSLAADGLSMPLVVLSGLVTTLAILASWNISLKPRLYFFLLLLMYSAQVGVFLCQDILLFFLMWEIELVPVYLLISIWGGQKRLYAATKFILYTAIGSVFILVAALAMAFYGDTISFDFTDLALKEYSLPFQLLAYLAFLIAFGVKLPIFPLHTWLPDAHSEAPAAVSMILAGVLLKMAGYGIIRMNIEMLPDAHVFIAPFLAILGVVNIIYASLTAFGQDNLKRRMAYSSVAHMGFVLIGFSAFTTVGMSGAVLQMLSHGLIAAVMFFMAGVTYERTHTLDMVKLGGMARKMPTTFAFFTAAAMASLALPGMSGFVSEIAIFLGMATSDTYSVAFKVSVIVLSAIGVILSPVYLLSMLRRIFYGDSGEVVEKTPLMLDIRPREAFIAACLLVPVIGIGLYPKLATQTYDAKTVAVLNRVQDTLMLVAEQPHQPMFSAITSPELTASASVSAPMIVE from the coding sequence ATGATTAGCGAACAGTTTCCGTGGTTAACCACGATCGTTATTTTCCCTTTTCTGGCTAGCCTGCTCATTCCACTGCTGCCAGGTAATGACAATAAAGCGGTTCGAACTTACGCCCTAGCGACTGGCTTAGCTGAGTTTGCACTTATTCTCTATACTTTCGGCCGTCACTTTTCTTTCCAAGAGTCTGGTCTTCAACTGGTTGAGTCTTACACTTGGGTTTCTCAGATTGGTTTGAACTGGTCTCTTGCCGCAGACGGGTTGTCGATGCCTCTGGTTGTGTTAAGTGGTCTGGTAACAACGCTGGCAATCCTGGCTTCCTGGAATATTTCTCTCAAGCCCCGACTTTACTTTTTCTTGCTGTTACTGATGTACAGCGCTCAGGTTGGGGTTTTTCTCTGCCAAGATATTCTTCTGTTCTTCCTGATGTGGGAGATTGAGCTGGTTCCAGTTTATCTGCTCATTTCCATATGGGGAGGTCAAAAGCGTCTCTATGCTGCGACCAAGTTTATTCTCTACACGGCCATTGGTTCTGTCTTTATTTTGGTAGCGGCGCTGGCAATGGCTTTCTACGGCGATACGATCAGCTTTGACTTCACTGATTTAGCGCTTAAAGAGTATTCCTTGCCTTTCCAGCTGTTAGCTTACTTAGCTTTCTTAATTGCTTTTGGGGTCAAGCTACCTATTTTTCCATTGCACACCTGGTTGCCTGATGCTCACAGCGAAGCGCCTGCCGCTGTCTCTATGATTTTGGCTGGGGTGTTGTTGAAGATGGCAGGTTATGGCATCATCCGCATGAACATCGAGATGCTGCCCGATGCCCATGTATTCATAGCCCCTTTTCTGGCAATTTTGGGGGTTGTCAATATCATTTATGCTTCTTTGACAGCGTTTGGCCAGGATAATTTGAAGCGGCGTATGGCCTATTCTTCAGTTGCGCACATGGGCTTTGTGCTGATTGGGTTTTCAGCCTTTACTACAGTGGGTATGAGCGGTGCGGTGCTGCAGATGCTTTCCCACGGTTTAATTGCTGCAGTCATGTTCTTTATGGCTGGAGTTACCTACGAGCGTACTCATACGCTTGACATGGTTAAGCTCGGAGGTATGGCGCGAAAAATGCCAACGACGTTTGCTTTCTTTACGGCAGCAGCTATGGCATCTCTGGCATTGCCTGGTATGAGTGGCTTTGTGAGCGAGATCGCTATCTTCCTCGGCATGGCAACTAGCGATACCTACTCAGTTGCTTTCAAAGTTTCTGTGATTGTGTTGTCGGCTATTGGGGTGATTTTGTCCCCTGTTTACCTGCTATCCATGCTGCGTCGGATCTTCTACGGGGACTCGGGTGAGGTTGTTGAGAAAACACCTCTTATGCTGGATATCCGCCCTCGGGAAGCCTTTATTGCGGCTTGTTTACTTGTACCTGTTATCGGTATTGGACTTTACCCCAAGTTGGCGACTCAGACTTACGATGCGAAGACGGTAGCAGTGCTTAATCGGGTTCAGGATACGTTGATGTTGGTCGCTGAACAGCCCCATCAGCCAATGTTTAGCGCGATCACCTCCCCTGAGTTAACTGCTTCAGCTTCAGTTTCAGCTCCGATGATTGTTGAATAG